One segment of Nocardioides sp. QY071 DNA contains the following:
- a CDS encoding heme-copper oxidase subunit III, whose protein sequence is MHGQHDRPSMVAVGTIIWLSSELMFFAALFASYFTIRSVSPEMWSENTQLLNVPFASINTTILVLSSFTCQLGVFAAERGQVSRAGSLLQVGKWGLREWFILTYVMGAIFVGGQALEYAELIHEGVTIPHDAYGTMFYLTTGFHGIHVTGGLIAFLFVLGRTYVARRFTHEQAVSAIVVSYYWHFVDVVWIGLFATIYLIK, encoded by the coding sequence CTGCACGGCCAGCACGACCGACCCAGCATGGTCGCGGTCGGCACGATCATCTGGCTGTCCAGCGAGCTCATGTTCTTCGCGGCGCTCTTCGCGTCGTACTTCACGATCCGCTCGGTCTCGCCCGAGATGTGGTCGGAGAACACCCAGCTGCTGAACGTCCCGTTCGCGTCGATCAACACCACGATCCTCGTGCTGTCGTCGTTCACCTGCCAGCTGGGTGTGTTCGCGGCCGAGCGCGGCCAGGTCTCGCGCGCTGGCTCGCTGCTCCAGGTCGGCAAGTGGGGCCTGCGCGAGTGGTTCATCCTGACCTACGTCATGGGTGCCATCTTCGTCGGCGGCCAGGCGCTCGAGTACGCCGAGCTCATCCACGAGGGCGTCACGATCCCCCACGACGCCTACGGCACGATGTTCTACCTGACCACCGGCTTCCACGGCATCCACGTGACCGGCGGTCTCATCGCCTTCCTCTTCGTCCTCGGCCGCACGTACGTCGCCAGGCGCTTCACGCACGAGCAGGCGGTCAGCGCGATCGTCGTCTCGTACTACTGGCACTTCGTCGACGTCGTGTGGATCGGCCTGTTCGCGACGATCTACCTGATCAAGTGA
- the trpD gene encoding anthranilate phosphoribosyltransferase, translating into MATWPDVLGALVAGEDLTPAQSSWAMGQILAGEATPAQIAGFVVALRAKGESIDELTGLVDAMYAVMTPISVRGRLLDVVGTGGDRSFSVNISTMSAIVAAGAGARVVKHGNRSASSQAGTADVLEALGVRLDLPVARVAEVVDEAGITFCFAAAFHPAMRHAAVPRKELGIGTAFNALGPLANPTRPAAQAIGCADPRLAPVMAGVFARRGVDAWVFRGDDGLDELTTTTTSRLWQVHGGEVSEVSVDPTALGIAPATAEDLRGGDAQHNAGVVRDLLDGKTGPVRDAVLLNAGAALAVYDAPGAPYDEALLAGIARAGEAIDSGAARATLDRWVAAAGR; encoded by the coding sequence GTGGCGACCTGGCCCGACGTCCTCGGTGCCCTCGTCGCCGGGGAGGACCTGACGCCCGCCCAGTCCTCGTGGGCTATGGGGCAGATCCTCGCCGGCGAGGCGACCCCCGCCCAGATCGCGGGCTTCGTGGTCGCACTTCGGGCGAAGGGGGAGTCCATCGACGAGCTCACCGGCCTCGTCGACGCGATGTACGCCGTGATGACCCCGATCTCCGTCCGCGGGCGGCTGCTCGACGTGGTCGGTACCGGCGGCGACCGCTCCTTCTCGGTCAACATCTCGACCATGTCCGCGATCGTCGCGGCCGGGGCCGGCGCGCGCGTGGTCAAGCACGGCAACCGCTCGGCCTCCTCGCAGGCCGGCACCGCCGACGTCCTCGAGGCGCTCGGCGTTCGGCTCGACCTGCCGGTGGCCCGGGTCGCCGAGGTCGTCGACGAGGCCGGGATCACCTTCTGCTTCGCCGCCGCCTTCCACCCGGCCATGCGGCACGCCGCGGTCCCGCGCAAGGAGCTCGGCATCGGTACGGCGTTCAACGCGCTCGGCCCGCTCGCCAACCCGACCCGCCCGGCCGCCCAGGCGATCGGCTGCGCCGACCCCAGGCTGGCCCCGGTCATGGCCGGCGTGTTCGCGCGCCGCGGCGTCGACGCCTGGGTTTTCCGCGGCGACGACGGGCTCGACGAGCTCACCACGACGACCACCTCGCGGCTGTGGCAGGTCCACGGCGGCGAGGTCAGCGAGGTCAGCGTCGACCCGACCGCCCTCGGCATCGCCCCGGCGACCGCCGAGGACCTGCGCGGCGGCGACGCCCAGCACAACGCCGGCGTGGTCCGCGACCTGCTCGACGGCAAGACCGGCCCGGTGCGCGACGCGGTGCTGCTCAACGCGGGTGCCGCGCTCGCCGTCTACGACGCCCCCGGGGCGCCGTACGACGAGGCGCTCCTCGCCGGCATCGCCCGCGCCGGCGAGGCGATCGACTCCGGGGCCGCGCGCGCGACGCTGGACCGCTGGGTGGCCGCAGCCGGACGCTGA
- a CDS encoding c-type cytochrome, translating to MNRTAGRLSRHRRGPIAGLLVLVCGLLLTGGLYAALAPAQADTSQDEAALVKEGRELFLVGCAFCHGQNGEGVLTQGGSQYGPALTDVGAAAVDFQVGTGRMPMAQPGAQAPRKEVVYTKEETAALAAYVASLGTGPAVPDKELYSTEGMSEKEIEELVVRGGQIFLANCTACHNFEGSGGAMPRGGFAPKIRGVDSKHIYEAMLTGPQSMDTFSDGNIPPEDKKAVIAYLNELDQAPSYSGFTLGGLGPVSEGIIAWVGGIGLLVGFAVWIAAHTTRSSKKKDEAAA from the coding sequence CTGAACCGAACCGCTGGTCGCCTCTCGCGGCATCGCCGCGGTCCGATCGCCGGACTCCTGGTGCTCGTCTGCGGCCTCCTGCTGACAGGTGGCCTCTACGCAGCGCTCGCGCCGGCCCAGGCCGACACCAGCCAGGACGAGGCGGCACTGGTCAAGGAGGGGCGTGAGCTCTTCCTGGTCGGCTGCGCCTTCTGCCACGGCCAGAACGGCGAGGGCGTCCTCACCCAGGGCGGCTCGCAGTACGGGCCCGCCCTGACCGACGTGGGCGCCGCGGCCGTCGACTTCCAGGTCGGCACCGGCCGCATGCCGATGGCCCAGCCCGGCGCCCAGGCGCCGCGCAAGGAGGTCGTCTACACCAAGGAGGAGACCGCTGCGCTCGCGGCGTACGTCGCCTCGCTCGGCACCGGCCCGGCCGTCCCCGACAAGGAGCTCTACTCCACCGAGGGGATGAGCGAGAAGGAGATCGAGGAGCTCGTCGTGCGCGGCGGCCAGATCTTCCTCGCCAACTGCACGGCGTGCCACAACTTCGAGGGCTCCGGCGGCGCCATGCCGCGCGGCGGCTTCGCGCCCAAGATCCGCGGCGTCGACTCCAAGCACATCTACGAGGCGATGCTGACCGGTCCCCAGTCGATGGACACCTTCTCCGACGGCAACATCCCGCCCGAGGACAAGAAGGCCGTCATCGCCTACCTCAACGAGCTGGACCAGGCCCCGAGCTACAGCGGCTTCACGCTGGGCGGCCTCGGACCGGTGAGTGAGGGCATCATCGCCTGGGTCGGCGGCATCGGCCTCCTGGTCGGCTTCGCCGTCTGGATCGCGGCCCACACCACCCGCTCGAGCAAGAAGAAGGACGAGGCGGCAGCGTGA
- a CDS encoding cytochrome c oxidase assembly protein, which produces MVVAGGAGVENLPPFDAGALLSQWGIAPLPLIITVWATGLYAVGVLTLRRRGDGWPVGRSIAWGVGMLAFYLATSSGLAAYDTVLVSVHMVQHMILSMVVPLSLALGAPVTLALRTLPRRPRGWLLALLHSRLAKVLGFPPLTFGLYVISPWALYFSGWYDASLRSTYVHEMMHVHLVVVGALFFWPIVGVDPLPGRVAHPFRVLLTVMTLPFHAFLGVTIMGQKTLLGGDWYPSLHDGPLGAWLPDPYEDQKLAGGILWGAGDLVGLVFFVVLFAQWVRSSMKEAAREDRRLDRLERQAAAADREASE; this is translated from the coding sequence GTGGTCGTTGCGGGCGGTGCGGGAGTCGAGAACCTTCCCCCGTTCGACGCCGGAGCACTGCTCTCCCAGTGGGGCATCGCGCCGCTGCCGCTGATCATCACCGTCTGGGCCACCGGCCTGTACGCCGTCGGCGTGCTCACGCTGCGCCGCCGCGGCGACGGCTGGCCGGTCGGCCGCTCCATCGCCTGGGGCGTCGGCATGCTGGCGTTCTACCTGGCCACCTCGTCGGGGCTCGCGGCGTACGACACCGTCCTGGTCAGCGTCCACATGGTCCAGCACATGATCCTGTCGATGGTCGTGCCGCTCTCACTGGCCCTGGGCGCCCCGGTGACCCTGGCGCTGCGGACCCTCCCGCGGCGGCCGCGCGGCTGGCTGCTCGCGCTGCTGCACTCCCGGCTGGCGAAGGTGCTGGGCTTCCCGCCGCTGACCTTCGGCCTCTACGTCATCTCGCCGTGGGCGCTCTACTTCTCCGGCTGGTACGACGCGTCGCTGCGCTCGACCTACGTCCACGAGATGATGCACGTGCACCTGGTCGTCGTCGGCGCGCTCTTCTTCTGGCCGATCGTCGGGGTCGACCCGCTGCCCGGGCGCGTCGCGCACCCGTTCCGGGTGCTGCTGACCGTGATGACGCTGCCGTTCCACGCCTTCCTCGGCGTCACGATCATGGGGCAGAAGACCCTGCTCGGAGGAGACTGGTACCCCTCCCTGCACGACGGCCCGCTCGGCGCCTGGCTCCCGGACCCCTACGAGGACCAGAAGCTCGCCGGCGGGATCCTGTGGGGCGCCGGCGACCTCGTCGGCCTGGTGTTCTTCGTCGTGCTCTTCGCGCAGTGGGTGCGCTCGTCGATGAAGGAGGCCGCGCGGGAGGACCGGCGGCTCGACCGGCTGGAACGGCAAGCCGCGGCCGCGGACCGCGAGGCGTCCGAGTAG
- a CDS encoding Rieske 2Fe-2S domain-containing protein produces the protein MTDAHDNHSDASGGELAIPIADPGLPEHQWRPTDVDPAKEKRAERQVATLFGLSALATLAFLVSYFTLDIGDDWTLIGNHGASTMALGFFLGLALLFIGVGIIHWARKLMADHEMVELRHPAKSSEEDREVAVQALNDGIAESGIGRRPLIRNSLLGAVGLLGLPAVVLLRDLGPLPGDKLYHTIWGKGTKDKPMRIVRDGIWTPILASDLEIGDLVNCQPDAYHNPERYDIDPTEVEGVNLQVHKSKASLVLLRMNPGDIKPGKDAEGKSRKNWTVNGIVAYSKICTHVGCPISLNERTTHHLLCPCHQSTFDLADSGKVVFGPAGRPLPQLPITVDDEGYLVAQRDFDEPVGPSFWERDYYDRW, from the coding sequence GTGACCGACGCACACGACAACCACTCCGACGCGAGCGGGGGCGAGCTCGCGATCCCGATCGCGGACCCGGGCCTGCCCGAGCACCAGTGGCGGCCGACGGACGTCGACCCCGCCAAGGAGAAGCGCGCCGAGCGCCAGGTGGCCACGCTGTTCGGCCTCTCCGCGCTGGCGACCCTCGCCTTCCTGGTCTCCTACTTCACCCTCGACATCGGTGACGACTGGACCCTGATCGGCAACCACGGCGCCTCGACCATGGCGCTGGGCTTCTTCCTCGGTCTCGCACTGCTGTTCATCGGCGTCGGCATCATCCACTGGGCTCGCAAGCTCATGGCCGACCACGAGATGGTCGAGCTGCGCCACCCGGCGAAGTCCTCCGAGGAGGACCGTGAGGTCGCCGTCCAGGCGCTCAACGACGGCATCGCCGAGTCGGGCATCGGGCGCCGTCCGCTGATCCGCAACTCACTGCTCGGTGCGGTCGGCCTGCTGGGCCTGCCGGCCGTGGTCCTGCTGCGCGACCTCGGTCCGCTGCCGGGCGACAAGCTCTACCACACCATCTGGGGCAAGGGGACCAAGGACAAGCCGATGCGCATCGTGCGCGACGGCATCTGGACCCCGATCCTCGCCTCGGACCTCGAGATCGGCGACCTGGTCAACTGCCAGCCCGACGCCTACCACAACCCGGAGCGCTACGACATCGACCCGACCGAGGTCGAGGGCGTGAACCTCCAGGTCCACAAGTCCAAGGCGTCACTGGTCCTGCTCCGGATGAACCCCGGCGACATCAAGCCGGGCAAGGACGCCGAGGGCAAGAGCCGGAAGAACTGGACGGTCAACGGCATCGTGGCCTACTCCAAGATCTGCACCCACGTCGGCTGCCCGATCTCGCTGAACGAGCGGACGACCCACCACCTGCTGTGCCCCTGTCACCAGTCCACCTTCGACCTCGCCGACTCCGGCAAGGTGGTGTTCGGCCCCGCCGGCCGTCCGCTGCCCCAGCTGCCGATCACCGTCGACGACGAGGGCTACCTGGTCGCACAGCGTGACTTCGACGAGCCCGTCGGCCCGAGCTTCTGGGAGCGTGACTACTATGACCGTTGGTGA